The segment TAGCTGTGCGTACTGCGTACCTCTTGTCCTTGAGACCCtctttcaggccttgtttagttccgaaaagtaaaaacttttcggtactgtagcatttattttcgtttgtttgtgacaaatattatccaatcatggactaactaggatcaaaagattcgtctcgtgatttacacctaaactgtgtaattagtttttatttttgtctatatttaatgttttatgcatgtgccacaagattcgatgtgacggagaatcttgaaaactttttggttttcagggtgaactaaacaaggcctcagttttGTGGCCAGCTGATCGGCATTCAGGCGATCGATGTCACCGCCATCAGTGGCACCCTTTTCCAGCTTGAGGCCCTCCTCAGTGTCTGTTCTGCACTTGAGCACCTGCTGAAGCACGCGCTTGAGCAGCGGCTTCAGGTCTCTGGTGGGCTCAAACGCTTGGGACACAGCCACCATCGCCTGGAACGGAAAATCTGCCTCCACCATCCGGCACACCTCCATGGCCAGCGTAGTCTTGCCGAGGCCCCCGAACCCCACGATGGAGAACACGGCTTTGGGTTCTCCCGTCCCCGTCTCTGCACCCCGTGTCTCCTTCAGTCGCTTGGCTAGGGTTTCAGCCTGGTCCTCGATGCGACGAACCGGTGGTGGTCAGCGTTCTTGGCAAGGGTGGCGCCGGGTGACGATGACGCGACTAGCAGCAGAGACGGGGAGCGGCGCAGCGCGTCGCGGTTGATGCCATACCGTGCGTGGCGCTCGCTGATGGCGATGGCGCGGGCGCGGAGGGCGCGGATCTCACACGCCAGGCGACGGCGCGGCGAGAGCGTCCCGAGCCAGGCTCGGAAGCCGTCGTTGGGCCTGGATGCGGAGCCTGTACAGGTCGATGCAGTCCTCGGAGTCGTAGGCGAGCTCGCGGAGCTGCTTCATCCACACGGCGACGAAGTGGTCCACGGCGCCGTCTTCAGCCTCCGACTGCATGCGGAGCAGCGCGTTCATGGTGTCCAGATCGTCGCGCAGCTCCACGACCTCGCCACCGACACCTGATAGCAGCTGGTACTCCTCACCCAGAAGCTGCGCAACATTGCCCAGAACGGACTGCGCCGCGCTCTCCATTCTCCGCCGCGCGCTTTGGTTCTCACTTGCAAAGCAGTTGTGGTACGGTGCGGTGTGTTGCTGGAGGCTAATTTAAGGACAGCGCACAAATGGCAAGGGCCGCCACAGCTCAGGGGTAAAACAGG is part of the Sorghum bicolor cultivar BTx623 chromosome 10, Sorghum_bicolor_NCBIv3, whole genome shotgun sequence genome and harbors:
- the LOC8066889 gene encoding putative disease resistance protein At1g59780, which translates into the protein MESAAQSVLGNVAQLLGEEYQLLSGVGGEVVELRDDLDTMNALLRMQSEAEDGAVDHFVAVWMKQLRELAYDSEDCIDLYRLRIQAQRRLPSLARDALAAPSPGV